In Armatimonadota bacterium, the following proteins share a genomic window:
- a CDS encoding ATP-binding protein, which translates to MNLPEWALTLKERYEAGVAGVFLLHGNVRDYYRLEDQYELLVPYLYSTLLGAGSAPGHGKLVVIYSFSGGLRCPTPGMEAELQREIYRFRGTRTGADMMVPANSDVATTLNYYTDPAEAFPLLEFLITTHEHIAIVIEEAEAIAPASDLGLMNATIARSLMTLRRWAGDPHLSRKDAVVILVAENLSDIHPKLLSASARLETILVPLPDRDNRAAYINTFLAHAGWPNALKDLTEERVASLTGGLTLEQVDDLLRTARYKQETLSFDSVIHRKKSLVETSVGDLVEVIQGGAGLEAVGGMERQKAILGRIVDDIKAGHTRRIPKGIYMQGAPGTGKTFLMTAFGNASGLVTVVLKSFYNKYVGGTEANVERLLGILEAMGPLLLILDEYDQSFGHRGSGDEGDSGVRQRVWGMFSAFLSRPDLQGMVIPVALLNRSDLVDVASKRAGRFDLRMPLFLPDKDEQLLILQRAFKNNAVTPDIPDWAPVAAKLAGKGYSPADLNKIAQLADERSAGQDRESVAPEDLLWVMDDYVPSEEEDPETIEYMELLAARSSSSKSFLPDHYRRMLDEGTLDNRLRELRGSLQSRGAL; encoded by the coding sequence ATGAACCTTCCGGAGTGGGCGCTCACCCTCAAGGAGCGGTATGAAGCCGGCGTGGCCGGCGTCTTCCTCCTGCACGGCAACGTGCGTGACTATTACCGCCTCGAGGACCAGTACGAACTGCTGGTCCCGTACCTCTACAGCACGTTATTGGGAGCGGGTTCGGCCCCCGGCCACGGTAAGCTCGTCGTCATCTACAGCTTCAGCGGCGGGCTGCGCTGCCCCACGCCTGGGATGGAGGCGGAACTCCAGCGCGAGATCTACCGGTTCCGCGGCACGCGTACCGGCGCCGATATGATGGTCCCGGCCAACAGCGATGTGGCCACCACGCTCAACTACTACACGGACCCCGCTGAGGCCTTCCCGCTGCTCGAATTCCTCATCACCACGCACGAGCACATCGCCATTGTCATTGAAGAGGCCGAGGCCATCGCTCCGGCCAGCGACCTGGGCCTGATGAACGCCACCATCGCCCGCAGCCTGATGACGCTTCGGCGCTGGGCTGGCGATCCGCACCTCAGCCGGAAGGATGCGGTGGTCATCCTGGTCGCCGAAAACCTCTCGGACATTCATCCGAAGCTCCTGTCCGCGTCCGCCCGGCTCGAAACGATCCTCGTGCCGCTTCCCGACAGGGACAACCGCGCAGCCTACATCAATACGTTTCTGGCCCACGCCGGGTGGCCGAACGCGCTCAAGGATCTCACCGAGGAGCGCGTCGCGTCTTTGACCGGGGGGCTGACGCTGGAACAGGTGGACGACCTGCTTCGCACCGCGCGGTACAAGCAGGAGACCCTTTCGTTTGATTCCGTCATCCACCGTAAGAAGAGCCTGGTGGAGACGAGTGTCGGCGACCTGGTGGAAGTCATCCAGGGCGGCGCCGGCCTCGAGGCCGTCGGCGGCATGGAGCGCCAGAAGGCCATCCTCGGCCGCATCGTGGACGATATCAAGGCGGGGCATACGCGTCGCATTCCCAAGGGCATCTACATGCAGGGCGCGCCGGGCACCGGCAAGACGTTCCTCATGACGGCATTCGGAAACGCCAGCGGGCTCGTTACCGTCGTGCTCAAGTCTTTCTACAACAAATACGTCGGCGGCACCGAAGCCAACGTGGAACGCCTGCTTGGCATCCTCGAGGCGATGGGCCCGCTTCTCCTGATTCTGGACGAGTACGATCAGAGCTTCGGGCATCGCGGCTCGGGCGATGAAGGCGATTCCGGTGTCCGCCAGCGTGTGTGGGGCATGTTCAGCGCGTTCCTGTCTCGGCCCGACCTCCAGGGCATGGTTATCCCGGTCGCTTTGCTCAACCGTTCGGACCTCGTGGATGTCGCCAGCAAGCGGGCCGGCCGGTTCGACCTCCGCATGCCACTCTTCCTTCCGGACAAGGACGAGCAGCTGCTGATCCTGCAGCGCGCATTCAAAAACAACGCCGTCACGCCGGATATCCCGGATTGGGCGCCCGTAGCGGCCAAACTCGCCGGCAAGGGCTACTCACCCGCGGACCTCAACAAAATCGCGCAGCTCGCCGATGAACGATCCGCCGGGCAGGACCGCGAATCAGTCGCCCCCGAAGACCTGCTCTGGGTGATGGATGACTACGTTCCGAGCGAGGAGGAGGATCCCGAAACCATCGAATATATGGAGCTCCTCGCCGCCCGCTCCAGCAGCAGCAAATCCTTCCTGCCGGACCACTACCGCCGGATGCTGGACGAAGGCACGCTGGACAACCGCCTTCGCGAACTGCGCGGCAGCCTCCAGTCCCGCGGAGCGCTGTGA
- a CDS encoding DNA starvation/stationary phase protection protein, whose protein sequence is MASRATAHKVKETTVRHPDGTMKMQMRALSTPPQLDTPTDLTADEREAIAAAVNPIIADAFALYVKTKNFHWHLASSRFRDLHLMFDEQAESVFEPIDVLAERLRKIGCTTMRSIGDIARTQTIPDDDDAFVPAEEMVSRLLADNRRMARAIRGAIELTEEKRDTPTSNLLQEVLDQTERRIWFLFEVGADAS, encoded by the coding sequence ATGGCGTCCCGAGCAACGGCCCACAAGGTCAAGGAAACAACCGTCCGTCACCCGGACGGTACGATGAAGATGCAGATGCGGGCTCTCTCCACCCCGCCCCAATTGGATACACCCACTGACCTCACGGCGGATGAGCGTGAAGCCATCGCCGCCGCGGTTAACCCGATCATCGCCGACGCCTTCGCTCTCTACGTGAAGACCAAGAACTTCCACTGGCATCTGGCCTCGTCGCGTTTTCGCGACCTGCACCTGATGTTCGACGAGCAGGCCGAGTCGGTGTTCGAGCCCATCGACGTACTCGCGGAGCGCCTGCGCAAGATCGGCTGCACCACGATGCGCAGCATCGGCGACATCGCGCGTACGCAGACGATCCCGGATGACGACGACGCGTTCGTTCCGGCCGAGGAAATGGTCTCCCGCCTTCTGGCGGACAACCGCCGGATGGCCAGGGCGATTCGTGGGGCCATCGAACTCACCGAGGAGAAGCGGGATACGCCTACCAGCAATCTCCTGCAGGAAGTCCTGGACCAGACGGAACGCCGCATCTGGTTCCTGTTCGAGGTCGGCGCCGACGCGTCTTGA
- a CDS encoding plasmid stabilization protein translates to MPRGDKSAYTGKQKRMAEHIEDSYKERGVSDDEAERRAWATVNKETGGGKLSGSGRARSGAGVTARTGGSMTSSTRPTADRSAAAKKGWQTRRSKVG, encoded by the coding sequence ATGCCAAGGGGTGACAAGTCCGCCTACACTGGCAAACAGAAGCGGATGGCGGAACACATCGAGGATAGCTACAAGGAACGTGGCGTATCGGATGATGAGGCGGAGCGCCGGGCCTGGGCCACGGTAAACAAGGAAACGGGCGGCGGCAAGCTCTCCGGTTCGGGTCGCGCGCGTTCGGGGGCCGGTGTTACCGCGCGCACAGGGGGCTCAATGACTTCGTCAACGCGCCCAACCGCGGATCGGAGCGCCGCCGCCAAAAAGGGATGGCAGACCCGGCGGAGCAAGGTGGGGTAG
- a CDS encoding kelch repeat-containing protein — MMSSVHRGSLSRRSAPTCSFREAIAAGWSNSQAWLQVLLALLGISSAFRAVAEEQPQWRQVQPPPRLLASMAFDSLRGKAILFGGLNGSVALSDTWAWDGRTWTQVATTGPPARNDASMAYDIARDRVVLFGGSGGAGGLADTWEWDGSAWKQVASTGPVALHAASMAYDSARGRTVLFGGYAGGYLADTWEWDGISWAKIAANRPPARSSAPMAYDSARGRTVLHGGYSGGRLTDTWEWDGSAWTQVATTGPTSRESSSMAYDKAHGSMILFGGSNGSYLGDTWAWNGSAWTRVATTGPPARLCASMAGDTVRGKILLFGGSNGGCLADTWEWDGSAWSLVADAGPSARSYSAMAFDSARGKTVLFGGLDPDSVNLYDTWEWNGNTWKPVAITGPPGRYAAAMAYDNIRGKTVLFGGYGNSGRLGDTWEWDGSAWKQREVSGPPARDVACMAYDSARGRMVLFGGFGSSSRLNDTWEWDGTIWRQVAVDALAPWPRDSASLAYDSSRGKTVLFGGWDDRYYGDTWEWDGSSWRLAATSGAPARSMASLAYDSIRGKTIVFGGWGAAGRLSDTLEWDGSTWKPTTTAGPPARYSAAMAYDSARGKTVLYGGQGVAGRLSDTWEYGVYRVFTTQDALASLRIAAGITGVSQDAMKTLDVVQSGSSAGRVDMNDAVAIARKAAGLDPNL, encoded by the coding sequence ATGATGAGTTCAGTCCACCGTGGGAGCCTCTCGAGGCGCTCGGCCCCCACCTGCTCTTTCCGCGAGGCGATCGCCGCGGGATGGAGCAATTCGCAGGCGTGGCTGCAAGTACTCCTCGCTCTTCTCGGTATCTCTTCCGCCTTTCGAGCCGTCGCGGAGGAACAGCCCCAGTGGCGCCAGGTGCAGCCGCCTCCGCGTCTCCTCGCTTCCATGGCGTTTGATAGCCTCCGTGGAAAGGCAATCCTCTTCGGAGGCCTGAATGGAAGTGTCGCGCTATCCGATACGTGGGCCTGGGATGGGCGCACCTGGACGCAGGTGGCCACCACCGGTCCTCCCGCCCGCAACGATGCGTCAATGGCCTACGACATCGCTCGCGATCGGGTGGTGCTCTTTGGCGGCTCAGGCGGCGCCGGTGGTCTCGCTGACACGTGGGAGTGGGACGGAAGCGCCTGGAAGCAGGTTGCCAGCACCGGACCGGTGGCATTGCACGCTGCTTCGATGGCGTATGATAGTGCGCGCGGCCGGACGGTGCTCTTCGGAGGCTATGCGGGCGGCTATCTTGCGGACACCTGGGAATGGGACGGGATTTCCTGGGCGAAGATTGCCGCCAATCGGCCTCCTGCCCGCTCAAGCGCCCCGATGGCATATGACAGTGCCCGAGGTAGAACCGTCCTTCACGGCGGCTATAGCGGTGGTCGCCTCACCGATACCTGGGAATGGGATGGAAGCGCATGGACGCAGGTCGCCACCACCGGGCCGACCTCCCGCGAATCCTCGTCTATGGCCTATGACAAGGCGCATGGCAGCATGATTCTCTTCGGAGGGTCCAATGGCAGTTATCTTGGCGACACCTGGGCGTGGAACGGGAGCGCATGGACGCGGGTTGCCACTACCGGTCCCCCCGCCCGCCTCTGCGCCTCGATGGCCGGAGACACAGTCCGGGGGAAGATCCTTCTCTTCGGAGGGTCAAATGGTGGGTGTCTCGCTGACACATGGGAGTGGGACGGGAGTGCGTGGAGCCTGGTGGCCGATGCCGGCCCTTCCGCCCGGTCATATTCCGCGATGGCATTTGATAGCGCTCGGGGAAAAACCGTGCTCTTTGGCGGATTGGATCCGGACAGTGTGAATCTGTACGATACGTGGGAGTGGAACGGCAATACATGGAAACCAGTCGCCATAACCGGCCCTCCTGGCCGGTACGCCGCAGCGATGGCGTACGACAACATCCGGGGGAAGACCGTCCTTTTTGGCGGGTATGGTAACAGCGGCCGTCTGGGCGATACGTGGGAATGGGACGGAAGCGCGTGGAAACAGAGGGAAGTGTCCGGGCCTCCGGCACGCGACGTGGCGTGCATGGCCTATGACAGTGCGCGAGGCAGAATGGTCCTGTTCGGAGGCTTTGGGAGCAGCAGTCGCCTGAACGATACCTGGGAATGGGATGGCACGATCTGGCGTCAGGTTGCTGTCGACGCGCTCGCACCGTGGCCCCGCGATTCGGCATCCCTGGCATACGACAGTTCACGGGGCAAGACCGTCCTCTTCGGAGGCTGGGATGACAGATATTATGGCGACACGTGGGAATGGGACGGGAGTTCATGGAGGCTGGCCGCTACATCCGGTGCGCCTGCACGCTCGATGGCATCATTGGCGTACGACAGCATCCGGGGGAAAACCATCGTCTTCGGTGGTTGGGGGGCTGCCGGTCGTCTCTCTGACACGTTGGAGTGGGACGGAAGCACGTGGAAACCGACAACCACCGCCGGGCCTCCGGCGCGTTACTCCGCTGCGATGGCGTATGACAGCGCCCGAGGCAAGACCGTTCTCTACGGAGGGCAGGGTGTCGCCGGCCGCCTTTCGGATACGTGGGAGTATGGCGTATACAGGGTGTTCACCACGCAGGATGCGCTCGCATCTCTCCGAATCGCTGCGGGTATCACCGGGGTCAGCCAGGATGCGATGAAGACCCTGGACGTGGTGCAAAGTGGTTCATCGGCCGGCCGTGTTGACATGAACGATGCCGTGGCGATCGCCCGCAAGGCCGCCGGCCTCGATCCGAACCTGTAA
- a CDS encoding sigma-70 family RNA polymerase sigma factor codes for MDAFVQALELQRPRLRRLAMGWTRDTDEAEDIAQETIVRAFRKREQFQPETNMNAWTAVIARNVAINRFRRFHRSNETLSLDGLCETESGVAMVPDHHEDRQPEAMFWKRHRDERIQKAIERLSPEHRAVLQRAAIEDRPYEDIAAELKIPIGTVRSRLFRARENLRNQLAVVQ; via the coding sequence ATGGACGCTTTCGTACAGGCATTGGAACTGCAACGGCCCCGGCTCCGCCGGCTGGCCATGGGTTGGACGCGAGACACCGATGAGGCGGAAGACATCGCCCAGGAGACCATCGTGCGCGCTTTTCGCAAGCGTGAGCAATTTCAGCCCGAAACCAACATGAACGCCTGGACCGCCGTTATCGCCCGCAATGTGGCGATCAACCGTTTCCGGCGATTCCACCGCAGCAATGAAACCCTCAGTTTGGACGGCCTCTGCGAGACCGAAAGCGGCGTGGCGATGGTGCCGGACCATCACGAAGACCGCCAGCCCGAAGCGATGTTCTGGAAGCGCCATCGCGACGAGCGCATCCAGAAAGCAATCGAACGCCTCTCGCCGGAGCACCGCGCCGTCCTCCAGCGCGCAGCGATCGAGGACCGGCCGTACGAGGACATCGCGGCCGAGCTGAAAATCCCGATCGGCACCGTCCGCAGCCGCCTTTTCCGCGCCCGAGAGAACCTTCGCAACCAGTTGGCCGTCGTACAGTAG
- a CDS encoding response regulator has translation MTDSKPLSALICEDEDITAMHLRKALESAGYRVVGEAADGKEAIRLANETLPDLILMDVNMPVLSGIKAAEAITAARPVPIIMVTAYSSEETVNASLEAGAAAYLVKPVTREQLLPAIRIAQARFAMLMEARGEADSLRDMMETRKLIERAKGVVMQRLSLPEQDAFEHLQGLARSTRKTLKITAHDVIAADESFRAALGIGKPK, from the coding sequence ATGACCGATTCAAAGCCCCTTTCAGCGCTCATCTGCGAAGACGAAGACATCACCGCGATGCATTTGCGGAAGGCGCTCGAGTCCGCCGGGTACCGCGTGGTCGGCGAGGCGGCCGACGGCAAGGAAGCGATCCGCCTGGCGAACGAAACGCTCCCGGACCTGATACTGATGGATGTGAACATGCCGGTGCTGTCCGGGATCAAGGCGGCGGAGGCGATCACGGCGGCGCGGCCGGTCCCGATTATCATGGTCACCGCATACAGCAGCGAGGAAACCGTGAATGCGTCCCTGGAGGCCGGCGCCGCCGCGTACCTGGTCAAGCCGGTAACGCGCGAGCAGCTACTCCCGGCCATCCGTATCGCACAGGCGAGATTCGCGATGCTGATGGAAGCGCGAGGGGAGGCCGACTCCCTGCGCGATATGATGGAGACCCGGAAGCTGATAGAGCGCGCGAAAGGCGTTGTGATGCAACGGCTGAGCCTGCCCGAGCAGGATGCGTTCGAACACCTTCAGGGGCTCGCTCGCAGTACGCGTAAAACGCTCAAAATCACGGCGCACGACGTGATTGCTGCTGACGAGAGTTTTCGCGCGGCGCTGGGGATAGGGAAACCGAAATAG
- a CDS encoding GAF domain-containing protein: protein MPKTELNPRRAMDRIAYQTISSHSLKDVLDAVTHGLTEEMGAALARIWLLQPNSACAFCLEDDLTPLANVALHLYASAGLSTDVNELYHRMPLCHTSISAVAFDRRPVLRTDVAEHRRDTDFEWIRWEGIQSLAAYPLMFRGEVLGILAMLSTRILTQDEFEALGVFAAQATVAIQNALLFEEAARARADLECQVAERTADLARKAAEAENRAAELAALNGVAQMMARSMRSDEIATDVLQTVLAVTGLDAGIIHLEEDGRLRVAAVAGLPALADKAHCCHDPNPDLCVLQRGEATVLSEMEDPGARICYDRIFGRPVDNAASVPITARGRTLGVLSVASVHNHEFTVRDLQLLRSICQQVGLALDNARLLHAAEERSELLATAIQETHHRVKNNLQAISSLLEMHLMQPGDLRAGMHRVTDQVRAIALVHDFLSQDADVRGVSVRPVLESLVPAAISSHRRTEQEVRIVIEADDVVMPSKEATSLALIVTELVANAVEHGLAEHPNGIVRVRLHSGADGIVLEVHDDGKGLPQNFDPERDGHLGTELVLRLARRHLKGSVAYLRDNGTVVRVTLPGGKLA from the coding sequence ATGCCGAAGACCGAACTCAATCCCCGGCGGGCGATGGACCGCATCGCCTACCAGACCATATCCAGCCATTCCCTCAAGGACGTGCTGGACGCGGTGACGCACGGCCTCACCGAAGAGATGGGGGCCGCCCTCGCGCGCATCTGGCTCCTTCAGCCCAATTCGGCCTGCGCGTTCTGCCTGGAGGATGACTTGACGCCGCTGGCCAATGTGGCGCTCCACCTGTACGCCAGCGCCGGCCTCTCCACCGACGTGAATGAGCTCTACCATCGCATGCCACTGTGCCACACCAGTATCTCGGCGGTGGCGTTCGACCGCCGGCCCGTGCTCCGGACTGATGTGGCCGAGCATCGGCGGGACACCGATTTCGAGTGGATCCGCTGGGAAGGCATTCAGTCCCTCGCCGCCTATCCGCTGATGTTCCGCGGCGAGGTCCTCGGCATCCTGGCGATGCTGTCGACGCGAATCCTTACCCAGGATGAGTTCGAGGCGTTGGGTGTTTTCGCCGCGCAGGCGACAGTGGCCATCCAGAACGCGCTCCTGTTTGAGGAGGCCGCGCGCGCCAGGGCGGATCTTGAGTGCCAGGTGGCGGAGCGGACGGCGGATCTTGCGCGAAAGGCGGCCGAAGCGGAAAATCGCGCCGCGGAACTGGCCGCGCTGAACGGTGTGGCGCAAATGATGGCGCGCTCGATGCGGTCGGACGAGATCGCCACGGACGTTCTGCAGACGGTTCTGGCGGTTACCGGCCTGGACGCCGGCATCATCCACCTGGAAGAGGACGGACGCCTGCGTGTGGCCGCCGTGGCCGGCCTCCCGGCGCTGGCCGACAAGGCGCACTGCTGCCACGATCCCAACCCCGATCTGTGCGTCCTTCAGCGCGGCGAGGCGACTGTCCTTTCCGAGATGGAGGATCCCGGCGCGCGCATCTGCTACGATCGCATTTTCGGCCGCCCGGTGGACAACGCCGCGAGCGTGCCGATCACCGCGCGCGGCCGAACCCTCGGAGTGTTGAGCGTCGCCAGCGTCCACAACCACGAGTTCACCGTTCGCGACCTCCAATTGCTGCGGTCCATCTGCCAGCAGGTGGGCCTGGCGCTGGACAATGCCCGTCTGCTGCACGCCGCCGAAGAGCGTTCCGAGTTGCTGGCAACGGCGATCCAAGAGACGCACCACCGCGTGAAGAACAACCTCCAGGCAATATCGTCGCTGCTGGAGATGCACCTGATGCAGCCGGGCGATCTGCGCGCCGGCATGCACCGCGTTACGGACCAGGTACGCGCCATCGCGCTGGTACACGATTTCCTGAGCCAGGACGCCGACGTGCGGGGTGTCAGCGTGAGACCGGTGCTGGAATCGCTCGTGCCGGCGGCCATTTCGTCGCACAGGCGCACCGAGCAGGAGGTTCGCATCGTCATCGAGGCGGACGACGTGGTGATGCCCAGCAAGGAAGCCACGTCGCTGGCGCTCATCGTGACGGAGCTGGTCGCAAACGCGGTGGAGCACGGTCTGGCGGAGCATCCCAACGGCATCGTGCGGGTGCGCCTGCACAGCGGAGCCGATGGGATTGTGCTGGAGGTTCACGATGACGGCAAAGGCCTGCCCCAGAACTTCGACCCGGAACGGGATGGGCACCTCGGCACGGAACTCGTCTTACGACTTGCGCGGCGCCACTTGAAAGGCAGCGTTGCCTACCTTCGAGACAACGGCACCGTCGTCCGCGTCACACTTCCCGGAGGCAAACTGGCATGA
- a CDS encoding tetratricopeptide repeat protein codes for MRVRVRLFTALSLLLLFACPVRAQTTAPTAADLGAAYQLFKAGKATEALAKYKAILAANPKAELQQQALFWSGIVQESSGLDDDAIATFELLSSTSPDYRWPEVLHKLTMRYHAKGDAAKEKYFLDQLKLRRGASSARADRARADLLIGDYFKQTGNWTAAYQQFQSIQSSYPEHAQDILFQIAYTAHSAGKYTEAITAGQSYVNKYPATPQFEEAAFRVVEDLGYADRYKEAIDYLDGMAVSYPNLTARIRVYKAEAIAEGIKDPQASMKIAQQVIDENRDPYQVYLAKYRIAFTLQNQLRQPLKARDILAEILPLYPKDNLAIEIASDIASTYSVQGDYLQAAARYKEALVKYPCPVPEWDAWIRYAIGRQYVLAKDRVSAKKSWDELGQMHPGNEWLQLALKEISTWPR; via the coding sequence ATGCGAGTTCGCGTGCGCCTTTTCACGGCCCTCTCCCTTCTGCTTCTGTTCGCCTGCCCCGTCCGCGCGCAAACGACGGCACCCACAGCAGCCGACCTCGGCGCCGCCTACCAACTCTTCAAGGCTGGAAAGGCCACCGAAGCCCTTGCCAAGTACAAGGCCATTCTGGCCGCCAACCCCAAAGCCGAGCTCCAACAGCAGGCCCTGTTTTGGTCGGGAATCGTTCAGGAGTCTTCCGGTCTGGATGACGATGCCATCGCAACATTCGAACTGCTTTCGTCCACCAGTCCCGATTACCGCTGGCCGGAGGTGCTTCACAAACTGACGATGCGGTACCACGCCAAGGGTGACGCGGCCAAGGAGAAGTATTTCCTTGACCAATTGAAGTTGCGCCGCGGCGCATCATCGGCTCGGGCCGATAGGGCCCGCGCCGACCTTCTGATCGGCGACTACTTCAAACAGACTGGCAACTGGACTGCGGCATATCAGCAGTTCCAGAGCATCCAGTCGTCCTATCCCGAGCACGCTCAGGATATCCTTTTCCAGATAGCCTACACGGCGCATTCGGCCGGCAAATACACAGAAGCCATCACGGCCGGACAGTCATACGTGAATAAGTATCCGGCTACTCCACAATTCGAGGAAGCCGCCTTCCGCGTGGTAGAGGACTTGGGCTACGCCGATCGTTACAAAGAGGCCATAGATTACCTTGATGGGATGGCCGTGTCATACCCCAACTTGACCGCCCGAATCCGGGTCTATAAAGCCGAGGCCATTGCTGAGGGCATCAAAGATCCTCAGGCATCGATGAAGATAGCTCAACAGGTCATCGATGAAAATAGGGACCCGTATCAGGTCTATCTGGCAAAATACAGAATCGCTTTCACACTGCAGAACCAGCTTCGGCAGCCATTGAAGGCGAGGGATATCCTCGCGGAGATATTGCCGCTCTATCCAAAGGACAATCTAGCGATCGAAATCGCCAGCGACATTGCATCGACTTACAGTGTGCAAGGGGATTACCTCCAGGCGGCTGCACGTTACAAGGAGGCCTTGGTCAAATACCCGTGCCCCGTCCCTGAATGGGACGCGTGGATCAGGTATGCCATTGGCCGCCAATACGTATTGGCGAAGGATAGGGTGTCCGCGAAGAAGTCGTGGGATGAGTTGGGTCAGATGCATCCCGGCAACGAGTGGCTGCAGCTCGCGTTGAAGGAGATATCGACATGGCCACGCTAA
- a CDS encoding thioredoxin family protein, whose protein sequence is MLESSDKTFGEDLRSAGRHAVLVFWAPWARECQDMSRFCHAAAEIAGESAVISLNTDTNPVTAHAHHVQRVPTVKILTDGAEVWTAEGLPDTEDLKVAWRAASAIQAA, encoded by the coding sequence ATGCTTGAATCCAGTGACAAGACTTTTGGTGAGGACTTGCGTAGCGCGGGACGGCACGCTGTGCTGGTGTTCTGGGCGCCGTGGGCGCGCGAGTGCCAGGATATGAGCCGGTTCTGCCACGCCGCCGCCGAGATTGCCGGCGAAAGCGCCGTCATCTCGCTCAACACGGACACGAACCCCGTTACCGCGCACGCCCATCACGTGCAGCGCGTCCCCACGGTCAAGATCCTCACCGACGGCGCCGAGGTCTGGACCGCCGAGGGGCTCCCCGATACCGAAGACCTCAAGGTTGCCTGGCGGGCCGCCAGCGCCATTCAGGCAGCGTAA
- a CDS encoding sugar ABC transporter ATP-binding protein, with product MEETNGPVLVMHGITKSYPGVKALKGVDFDLRPREVHALVGENGAGKSTLMKVLAGAEHRDAGELTVNGQSVEALTPAAAQELGIAIIYQEFNLVPHLTIAENIFLGREPKAAIPGFVNYGAMNGEAEALLKRLKVNLDPRREVATLALADQQMVEIAKALSQEARIIVMDEPSAALTEHELEALFDLIRGLRAEGRSIVYISHRLEEVFAIADRITVMRDGAEVSTLPTSEVTRDSLIRDMVGREMTETFPTRAPEIGEPMLEVKGLRREGVLKDINLTVRKGEIVGLAGLVGAGRTELARCIFGADRRDAGEIVLDGKTIRLRSPKDAIANGIGLVTEDRKQQGLVLGMAVRENTTLANLQSLTSLGFVQGGRERAISAKYIKDLDIRTPSGEQAVRNLSGGNQQKVVLAKWLFTESKLLIFDEPTRGIDVGAKYEIYLLMHELASRGNGILMISSELPEILGMSDRVVVMHEGRIAGELPRDKATSEAVMHLATGGL from the coding sequence ATGGAAGAGACCAATGGCCCAGTTCTCGTCATGCACGGGATCACAAAGAGTTACCCGGGTGTCAAGGCGCTCAAGGGCGTCGACTTCGACCTCCGTCCGCGCGAAGTTCACGCGTTGGTGGGCGAGAACGGGGCGGGGAAATCCACCCTTATGAAGGTTCTCGCGGGCGCTGAGCACCGCGATGCCGGAGAGTTGACAGTCAACGGGCAAAGCGTGGAAGCGCTCACACCCGCCGCCGCCCAGGAACTCGGGATCGCCATTATCTACCAGGAGTTCAACCTGGTCCCGCACCTCACCATCGCGGAGAACATCTTTCTAGGCCGCGAGCCAAAGGCTGCTATCCCCGGCTTCGTGAACTACGGCGCGATGAACGGCGAGGCGGAAGCGCTGCTCAAACGCCTCAAGGTGAATCTCGACCCTCGGCGCGAAGTCGCCACGCTTGCCCTCGCCGACCAGCAGATGGTGGAGATCGCGAAGGCCCTTTCCCAGGAGGCGCGCATCATCGTGATGGACGAGCCGTCCGCCGCCCTCACCGAGCACGAACTGGAGGCCCTTTTCGATCTCATCCGCGGCCTGCGCGCGGAAGGCCGGTCGATCGTGTACATCTCCCATCGCCTGGAGGAGGTGTTTGCGATCGCGGACCGCATCACCGTGATGCGCGACGGTGCAGAGGTGTCCACGCTGCCGACGTCCGAGGTGACGCGGGACAGCCTGATTCGCGATATGGTCGGTCGCGAAATGACGGAGACCTTCCCCACGCGTGCGCCGGAGATCGGCGAACCGATGCTGGAAGTGAAGGGCCTCCGCCGCGAGGGCGTGCTAAAGGACATCAACCTGACGGTGCGAAAAGGCGAGATCGTGGGGCTGGCCGGGCTCGTCGGCGCCGGCCGCACGGAATTGGCCCGGTGCATCTTCGGGGCCGACCGGAGAGATGCGGGCGAGATCGTTCTGGACGGCAAGACTATCCGCCTGCGCTCCCCGAAGGACGCCATCGCGAACGGGATCGGATTGGTGACAGAGGACCGCAAGCAGCAGGGCCTGGTGCTCGGGATGGCCGTGCGCGAGAACACTACCCTGGCCAACCTGCAAAGCCTCACAAGCCTCGGTTTCGTGCAGGGCGGACGTGAACGGGCAATCTCGGCCAAGTATATCAAGGACCTGGACATCAGGACGCCTTCCGGCGAGCAGGCCGTCCGCAACCTCAGCGGCGGCAACCAGCAGAAGGTCGTGCTCGCGAAATGGCTCTTTACCGAGAGCAAGCTCCTGATCTTCGATGAACCGACGCGCGGCATCGACGTCGGCGCCAAGTACGAAATCTATCTGCTGATGCACGAACTGGCGTCGCGCGGCAACGGCATCCTGATGATCTCCTCCGAACTTCCGGAAATCCTCGGCATGAGCGACCGCGTGGTCGTGATGCACGAGGGCCGGATCGCCGGCGAACTGCCGCGAGACAAGGCCACCTCCGAGGCCGTCATGCACCTCGCAACCGGAGGACTCTAG